The following are encoded in a window of Armatimonadota bacterium genomic DNA:
- a CDS encoding pilus assembly protein N-terminal domain-containing protein yields MIFAKRTWIAICVLALNTPCITVFAGFTPRVTFQPEPNGACIIVNKRIVIRLRTSNGNLSPVQRASLATERLAGLVQKGLNPMALSYKLTGQSARLMAGDIMIAIATPSEAKAQGTTPAKLASAWVRNIREALSLPPLSASPTELLIPIGETRIVNVESLLPEPVTAQVSNGAIVSVDALKPGSLVIKGLQLGETEITLRCAEFSVIIKAYVKKYAAQIMSSATTVVTGSNVPISLTKQAAEDAARSAVILEPGAFVSSLSMPKISSSPLPGQRIQIPVEIEARGGNHIPIKGTTQVHIENRPLSYVNASSIMYSNDPERIWKYQVLYTGKILQNQEATRLLYHHQNMMGRRIGFVVDILNPSTNSASLHLIEGVSPPMLDTVLVGYKAGNEFLENHRTMVGRIIELRKESRRVIVSQPLDHPYTASGIIEFRQLSGDPLIVRVIAKPEDQRQIEDKRNIPLSLDGIDLAKFQISDHIYPNPMQKLELTYLAGKPWVFFRIGKDALKNSEKDRWLFGNYGVIYDIKATLENPLMTSHTVEIAFEATAGIASGVFFVDGRPVRIKSLQPPQEICLDKITIPAGKTRTVSIRTMPLSGSAYPATLIIRPAGTTASASAAKSN; encoded by the coding sequence ATGATTTTTGCTAAACGCACCTGGATTGCCATATGTGTCCTGGCTTTAAATACTCCATGTATAACTGTATTCGCCGGCTTCACTCCCCGTGTAACATTTCAGCCAGAACCAAATGGAGCCTGCATAATAGTTAATAAGCGAATTGTCATTCGACTGAGAACCTCTAACGGCAATCTTTCACCAGTCCAAAGAGCTTCGCTAGCCACTGAAAGACTTGCCGGACTAGTTCAAAAGGGACTAAACCCAATGGCTCTTTCCTACAAGTTAACCGGGCAATCCGCCAGGCTTATGGCCGGTGACATTATGATTGCTATTGCCACCCCTAGCGAAGCAAAAGCACAAGGTACAACGCCAGCCAAACTTGCTAGCGCCTGGGTGCGTAATATTCGCGAAGCATTGAGTCTGCCGCCTCTAAGCGCATCGCCTACTGAGCTTCTAATACCGATAGGCGAAACGCGCATTGTAAACGTGGAATCTCTTCTTCCCGAACCCGTTACGGCTCAAGTATCCAATGGAGCAATTGTATCTGTAGATGCCTTAAAACCAGGCTCATTGGTGATTAAAGGGCTTCAACTTGGTGAAACTGAAATTACCCTAAGATGTGCTGAGTTTAGCGTAATAATTAAGGCGTATGTAAAGAAATATGCCGCCCAAATAATGAGCAGTGCAACAACAGTTGTTACCGGCTCAAATGTTCCAATTTCTTTGACCAAACAAGCTGCAGAAGATGCTGCTCGCTCAGCAGTGATTTTGGAACCTGGTGCGTTTGTCAGTTCGCTAAGCATGCCTAAAATCTCCTCAAGTCCTTTGCCAGGACAGAGAATTCAAATTCCCGTTGAAATAGAAGCAAGAGGAGGCAATCACATCCCCATTAAAGGTACAACGCAGGTGCACATCGAAAACAGACCCTTGTCCTATGTAAACGCATCCTCAATAATGTATAGCAATGACCCAGAGCGAATTTGGAAGTACCAAGTGCTTTATACTGGCAAAATACTCCAAAACCAAGAAGCAACTCGCCTGTTATACCACCACCAGAATATGATGGGCAGACGCATTGGTTTTGTAGTAGATATATTGAATCCTTCAACAAATTCAGCGAGCCTCCACCTAATTGAGGGAGTCTCGCCTCCCATGCTAGATACGGTGCTTGTTGGGTATAAAGCGGGCAATGAATTTCTTGAAAACCACCGGACAATGGTAGGCCGAATTATCGAACTGCGAAAAGAATCAAGGCGCGTGATTGTAAGCCAACCTCTTGATCATCCATATACCGCCAGCGGAATTATCGAGTTTAGGCAACTATCTGGTGATCCACTTATTGTTCGTGTTATTGCCAAACCCGAAGATCAGCGCCAAATTGAGGATAAGCGTAACATCCCATTGTCTTTAGACGGAATAGACCTTGCTAAATTTCAAATATCCGACCATATATATCCAAACCCTATGCAAAAATTGGAGCTAACTTATTTAGCAGGAAAGCCATGGGTTTTCTTTAGGATTGGCAAAGACGCCCTGAAGAATTCCGAAAAGGATAGATGGCTTTTTGGAAACTACGGAGTTATTTATGATATAAAAGCTACGCTTGAAAATCCTTTGATGACATCCCACACTGTAGAAATCGCTTTCGAAGCGACAGCCGGTATTGCGAGCGGGGTATTTTTCGTAGATGGGCGGCCGGTGCGCATAAAATCACTTCAACCTCCTCAAGAAATTTGTCTCGATAAGATTACTATTCCAGCAGGAAAAACTAGAACAGTCTCGATTCGAACGATGCCCCTCTCGGGTTCGGCATACCCTGCCACTTTGATAATTCGGCCTGCAGGTACAACTGCTTCCGCATCGGCAGCAAAGTCCAACTAA
- a CDS encoding family 10 glycosylhydrolase gives MSNLKQQARLLWCDAEANSIQLSTRKGVAEVVRKASRAGINTIIVDVKPLSGEVLYLSEIAPRLKEVKGHFYPQSFDLLQTMVEEGHSSGIPVHACINVFSEGHRKWNRGPAYSQPEWQAITYEGGNPPKFSLMQDSRHETFGVFVNPIGPAREYELRIIREIAHRYNIDGIVFDRMRYPNLYADFSPISKMAFEKWIGISNLRWPDDILILSNDEKIIRGRYYKEWLEWRAWQIKNFAGDAVHLVRSINPKIKIGVYVGSWYDTYFDVGVNWGSENFHPGYEWMTADYNKTGFAELFDYICTGCYYPDVTQEEARSAKGNENLSVEAACQLSMKAISGASNVYGSLYLLDYKQRPDKFRSAVDMVLRNTQGIMFFDLVYLEDYGWWQILEEVFTNDAIAPHDAND, from the coding sequence ATGAGCAACTTAAAGCAGCAAGCAAGGTTACTGTGGTGTGATGCCGAGGCAAACAGCATACAGCTATCAACCCGAAAGGGCGTCGCTGAAGTAGTAAGAAAAGCCTCCCGGGCAGGAATTAACACAATTATAGTGGATGTCAAACCTCTCAGCGGTGAAGTACTTTATCTTAGTGAAATTGCCCCAAGACTCAAAGAGGTCAAGGGACATTTTTATCCTCAGTCGTTCGACCTTCTGCAAACAATGGTTGAGGAAGGACACTCATCAGGGATTCCAGTACACGCCTGCATTAATGTTTTTTCTGAAGGCCACCGCAAATGGAATCGAGGTCCTGCATATTCTCAACCCGAGTGGCAAGCAATAACATATGAAGGCGGAAATCCTCCTAAGTTCTCGCTCATGCAAGACTCACGGCATGAAACATTCGGCGTGTTTGTTAACCCTATCGGCCCAGCAAGAGAATATGAGCTTAGAATTATCAGGGAAATCGCCCATCGCTACAACATTGATGGCATAGTATTCGATAGGATGCGCTATCCAAATCTTTATGCTGATTTTAGCCCCATAAGCAAGATGGCTTTTGAAAAATGGATTGGCATTTCAAACCTTCGCTGGCCAGATGACATACTCATTTTAAGCAATGATGAAAAAATTATCCGCGGACGCTATTACAAAGAATGGCTCGAGTGGCGGGCTTGGCAAATCAAAAACTTCGCAGGGGATGCTGTGCATCTTGTGCGTTCCATTAATCCCAAAATTAAAATCGGAGTTTATGTTGGCTCCTGGTACGATACCTATTTTGATGTCGGAGTCAATTGGGGAAGTGAGAATTTCCACCCAGGCTATGAATGGATGACGGCAGATTACAATAAAACAGGCTTTGCAGAGCTCTTCGATTACATTTGCACAGGTTGCTACTACCCCGATGTAACACAAGAAGAAGCACGCTCAGCCAAAGGCAATGAAAACCTCAGCGTTGAGGCAGCATGTCAACTTTCAATGAAGGCAATTAGCGGTGCCAGCAATGTGTACGGCAGTCTATACTTGCTCGACTACAAGCAAAGACCGGATAAGTTCCGCAGTGCGGTTGATATGGTCCTTCGCAATACACAAGGAATAATGTTCTTTGATCTAGTGTATCTTGAAGACTATGGATGGTGGCAGATTTTGGAAGAAGTATTTACAAATGATGCGATTGCACCACATGATGCAAATGATTAA
- the mutL gene encoding DNA mismatch repair endonuclease MutL, translating to METRAQRSIINILDDNTANKIAAGEVIERPASVVKELIENSLDAGATEIRIDLIDGGKRLIRVTDNGIGMSREDSVLSLKRHATSKIKSADDLFSIRTLGFRGEALPSIASVSHTEIVTRKSEEDLGTKITCVAGKIEEVTDIGAPPGTSVLVKDLFFNLPARQKFLKTAQTELGHITELVNRFAISHGEVDITLSHNDRVIFRSPSSNLLTDAVLTVFGRDAAEAVVEINSQAGPYKIYGVISKPSYSKANRSGQLFFVNRRFVRNRNLIHALDEAYRGILPQGRFPLLICFIDVPPEFVDVNVHPTKIEVKFAREWEVHNIVISCIRDALSSSNIIPNAEDLLPSALNIRRPTFTPTYQKKLSRSTTDELEEFRMSLASKLEQQKKELFVPQITQEGFTEEKETAAKIDPLESAEVLAQARNLYIIAQSPAGILLIDQHVAHERILYDQLSNMYSKVHAQRLIVPLTLNLGHREALVIEHKLDDFRALGFEIESFGKDSFIVRSIPVIIVDKNYERVLKDMIEELTELTITRRLLVRREALITTSACKMAIKAGDKLSHEEMARLISDLKHTSNPYLCPHGRPIVVCLSNHDLDKMFGR from the coding sequence ATGGAGACAAGAGCACAGCGTAGCATAATAAACATTCTCGATGACAACACTGCAAATAAGATCGCAGCAGGCGAGGTAATAGAGCGACCAGCCTCTGTTGTTAAAGAGCTTATAGAAAACTCCTTGGATGCAGGCGCTACCGAGATTAGAATTGACCTGATAGACGGAGGCAAGCGACTGATTCGAGTAACCGACAATGGTATCGGCATGTCACGAGAAGATTCTGTGCTAAGCCTTAAAAGGCATGCAACATCGAAAATCAAATCAGCTGACGACCTTTTTTCAATTCGTACTCTTGGATTCCGCGGTGAAGCCCTCCCAAGCATTGCCTCAGTTTCACACACAGAAATCGTTACGAGAAAATCAGAAGAAGATTTAGGCACAAAAATCACATGCGTTGCTGGCAAGATTGAGGAGGTCACCGATATTGGCGCTCCACCCGGTACATCTGTGCTTGTCAAAGATTTGTTTTTCAATCTTCCAGCGCGTCAGAAATTTCTCAAAACAGCCCAAACAGAACTAGGACATATAACCGAGCTTGTAAACCGGTTCGCCATTTCTCACGGTGAAGTAGATATAACTCTCTCGCATAATGACCGAGTTATTTTTCGCTCGCCAAGCTCGAATCTCCTAACTGACGCAGTCCTTACGGTTTTTGGAAGAGACGCAGCAGAGGCAGTGGTTGAAATTAACAGCCAAGCAGGACCTTACAAGATTTACGGGGTTATTTCAAAGCCATCATACTCAAAGGCAAACCGGTCCGGACAGCTGTTTTTCGTTAATCGGCGCTTTGTGCGAAATCGAAATCTTATCCATGCACTTGACGAAGCATATCGAGGCATCCTCCCGCAAGGGCGATTCCCACTTTTAATTTGCTTCATTGACGTCCCGCCTGAATTTGTGGATGTAAATGTTCATCCAACAAAAATTGAAGTTAAATTCGCTCGAGAATGGGAAGTTCATAATATCGTAATTTCATGCATTCGCGACGCACTTTCTTCAAGCAATATTATTCCAAATGCAGAGGATCTTCTCCCCTCAGCTTTAAACATTCGGAGACCGACATTCACGCCAACGTATCAAAAGAAGCTTTCACGATCAACCACGGATGAACTAGAAGAGTTCCGAATGTCTCTTGCAAGCAAGCTTGAGCAGCAGAAAAAAGAATTGTTTGTCCCACAAATCACGCAGGAAGGGTTTACAGAAGAGAAAGAAACAGCAGCGAAAATAGACCCTTTGGAAAGCGCTGAAGTATTAGCTCAAGCAAGAAACTTATACATTATTGCACAATCCCCAGCCGGAATATTATTAATAGACCAACATGTTGCTCACGAACGCATCCTTTATGACCAGCTTTCAAATATGTATAGCAAGGTCCATGCTCAGCGCCTAATTGTTCCATTGACACTTAACTTGGGCCATAGAGAAGCACTTGTAATAGAACACAAGCTTGATGATTTTCGTGCTCTTGGCTTCGAGATCGAATCTTTTGGAAAAGATTCATTTATTGTACGGTCAATACCTGTGATAATTGTGGATAAAAATTATGAGCGGGTATTAAAAGACATGATTGAGGAGCTAACCGAGCTAACAATTACCCGCCGTCTTTTAGTGCGCCGAGAAGCCTTAATAACAACATCGGCGTGCAAAATGGCAATAAAGGCAGGGGACAAACTTTCACATGAGGAAATGGCTAGGTTAATAAGCGATTTAAAACACACAAGTAATCCATACCTATGTCCACATGGACGCCCTATTGTAGTTTGTCTCTCCAATCATGATTTAGACAAAATGTTTGGGAGGTAA